A single genomic interval of Trinickia acidisoli harbors:
- a CDS encoding HlyD family type I secretion periplasmic adaptor subunit produces MASFRLEAALALVQRYAAVFRLVWSVRDRTPASRQFLPYEVAFLPAHLELLETPSHPAAHWLIRSIGALAVLVFAVLVLGKLDIVVSAKGKLVPNAEVKIIQPALTGVVRKIEVDDGQRVDSGQVLMKLDTTQAIADRDKADAARVDSALAAARARALLTAQQDGNDPVVEPVEGAPSDRAREAQRFAEGTYREYSDKVSSARAELAKREAELDGTKAEIAKLAATAPLARENANHYRDLVAGNYVAKSDYYDKEQAAITQEHELDEQRSHARELTAGIAEQRADIESTISEFRRQQLDELEKATEQLTQSRNDETKAITRQALLTLTAPVSGTVQQLAVHTVGGVVTTAQSLMEIVPDDTLEVEATIENKDVGFVRIGQRAAVKVEAFPYTRYGMLEGTVIDLSNDAVQDKKLGLAFTARIKLASNRMKIENRWITLTPGMTVTAEIKTGKRSVAQYFLGPLVEGSQESMRER; encoded by the coding sequence ATGGCTAGTTTTCGGCTCGAAGCTGCACTCGCCCTTGTGCAACGCTATGCAGCCGTGTTTCGGTTGGTATGGAGTGTCCGTGACCGCACACCAGCTTCACGGCAATTCCTACCGTATGAAGTCGCGTTTCTTCCGGCCCATCTTGAATTACTCGAAACACCGTCGCATCCCGCCGCTCACTGGCTGATTCGGTCGATCGGCGCGCTCGCCGTACTTGTGTTCGCTGTCTTGGTTTTGGGGAAGCTCGACATTGTGGTGAGCGCCAAAGGCAAACTCGTGCCGAATGCCGAAGTGAAGATTATCCAGCCCGCACTGACTGGTGTCGTTCGGAAAATTGAGGTTGATGACGGGCAACGTGTTGACTCGGGGCAAGTACTGATGAAGCTTGACACGACACAGGCAATCGCCGATCGGGATAAGGCGGATGCCGCCCGCGTTGACTCGGCTCTGGCAGCGGCGCGTGCCAGAGCACTCCTGACGGCCCAACAGGACGGCAATGATCCTGTCGTGGAACCTGTCGAGGGGGCGCCGTCGGATCGCGCGCGCGAGGCGCAACGGTTTGCAGAAGGCACTTATCGGGAATACAGCGACAAGGTCAGTTCGGCGCGGGCCGAACTCGCAAAACGGGAGGCGGAGCTGGATGGTACGAAGGCCGAGATCGCCAAGCTCGCCGCAACTGCGCCGTTGGCCCGTGAAAACGCCAATCACTATCGCGACCTTGTAGCCGGAAACTACGTTGCAAAATCCGACTATTACGACAAGGAACAAGCCGCCATCACGCAAGAACACGAGCTGGATGAGCAACGCAGCCATGCGCGGGAATTGACGGCGGGAATAGCTGAGCAACGTGCGGACATCGAATCGACTATCTCAGAGTTTCGACGCCAGCAACTGGATGAACTTGAAAAGGCAACGGAACAACTTACGCAGAGCCGGAACGACGAGACCAAAGCCATCACACGCCAGGCACTGCTGACTTTGACGGCTCCTGTCTCCGGAACCGTGCAGCAGCTCGCTGTTCACACCGTAGGCGGTGTTGTGACGACCGCTCAAAGCCTGATGGAAATTGTGCCGGATGACACGCTAGAAGTCGAAGCGACGATCGAGAACAAGGATGTCGGTTTCGTCAGAATCGGACAACGGGCGGCCGTCAAGGTCGAAGCGTTTCCGTACACCCGTTACGGCATGCTCGAGGGCACCGTTATTGATCTTTCAAACGATGCCGTTCAGGACAAAAAGCTGGGGCTGGCATTCACGGCGCGGATCAAACTTGCATCGAACCGGATGAAGATAGAAAACCGGTGGATCACGTTGACTCCCGGCATGACGGTGACGGCAGAAATCAAGACCGGAAAGCGCAGCGTTGCACAATATTTTCTTGGACCGCTGGTGGAGGGCAGTCAGGAGAGCATGCGTGAACGTTAA
- a CDS encoding TolC family protein: protein MALLVGAGAASSARAIDVFNTEHGISQTAAGSILVSPSLCQFGAPGNPLQLREAVERTLCDNPKTREAWESVKVQAAAVGVARAAYLPSITGNWQGVRDDSITDVTDHADLSSATLATIRSDSISLSWTLYDFGARSAALANASALLAASRATQDATLQTAFINVAKDYYAAQAAAGALAAAKDIERLAADSLGAAQVRVAKGVAPISDALQAQTAHEQATIDVIKAQGALQTAIGTLASDMDLSPGTPLTMPSVDNGARPDTAFLDSIDNLIEAVKQSHPSVLAAQAQLDAAVAKVEQTRAEGLPSFSLVSKYSRNNQPASLGLGIPEYPATGREWYVGFQLTIPFFEGFGRLYQVRQAEAQVQLQRDTLNEVQQKAGLDVWTAYQDLHTATDTVRSDAALLDIAQRSFSASEHRYHAGVGNILELLNAQTALANAEQQHVQALTDWRAARLRLAGSLGRLDFDDVREND from the coding sequence ATGGCGTTGTTGGTCGGCGCTGGCGCGGCTTCGTCGGCGCGCGCAATCGATGTCTTCAATACCGAACATGGAATATCACAGACCGCCGCGGGATCGATTCTGGTCTCACCGTCGCTTTGTCAGTTTGGCGCACCGGGAAATCCGCTTCAACTGCGGGAAGCCGTAGAGCGAACACTTTGCGACAACCCGAAAACGCGCGAGGCTTGGGAAAGTGTAAAGGTCCAGGCTGCAGCTGTTGGAGTTGCACGGGCGGCGTATTTGCCGAGCATCACTGGGAATTGGCAGGGTGTACGGGACGATTCCATCACTGATGTTACCGATCATGCGGATCTCAGTTCCGCCACACTTGCAACGATCCGGTCCGACAGCATTTCGCTAAGCTGGACGCTGTACGACTTCGGCGCGCGCAGCGCAGCGTTGGCGAACGCATCGGCGCTGCTGGCCGCGTCACGTGCGACGCAGGATGCCACGTTGCAAACGGCATTCATCAATGTCGCGAAGGACTACTACGCCGCCCAGGCCGCAGCGGGCGCACTTGCAGCTGCGAAAGATATCGAGCGACTGGCAGCTGACAGTCTCGGCGCGGCTCAGGTCCGGGTTGCCAAGGGTGTCGCACCGATAAGCGATGCCCTTCAGGCCCAAACCGCGCACGAACAAGCAACGATTGACGTCATCAAGGCGCAAGGAGCTTTACAGACTGCGATAGGTACGCTCGCGAGCGACATGGATCTGTCACCGGGCACGCCGCTCACGATGCCTTCTGTCGATAACGGCGCGCGACCCGATACGGCGTTTTTAGATTCGATTGATAATCTCATCGAAGCCGTTAAGCAATCGCATCCCAGCGTGCTGGCCGCTCAGGCTCAGCTGGACGCTGCGGTGGCGAAAGTGGAGCAAACGAGGGCGGAAGGTTTGCCAAGCTTCAGTCTGGTCTCGAAATACAGCCGGAACAATCAGCCTGCCAGTCTTGGTCTCGGCATTCCAGAATATCCAGCGACCGGCCGCGAATGGTACGTCGGATTTCAGCTCACGATTCCGTTTTTCGAGGGATTCGGACGGCTGTATCAGGTCCGTCAGGCTGAAGCGCAGGTCCAATTGCAGCGTGATACGCTCAATGAAGTGCAGCAGAAGGCGGGGCTCGATGTCTGGACGGCCTATCAGGACCTTCACACTGCCACGGACACCGTCAGAAGCGATGCGGCGCTGCTGGATATCGCGCAGCGTTCGTTTTCCGCATCAGAACATCGGTACCACGCAGGCGTTGGCAATATTCTCGAACTGTTGAATGCGCAAACGGCTCTGGCGAATGCGGAGCAGCAGCATGTGCAGGCCTTGACCGACTGGAGAGCCGCACGTTTGCGACTCGCGGGCAGTCTGGGCAGGCTCGACTTCGATGACGTAAGAGAAAATGATTGA